One Edaphobacter bradus DNA window includes the following coding sequences:
- a CDS encoding hydantoinase B/oxoprolinase family protein encodes MIRLGVDTGGTFTDLVRLDARGLTVHKVRSTPDDPARAILSGIGELMGSDPVSEVIHGSTVATNALLERKGARVALVTTKGFEDVLAIGRQTRNELYNFQVLGKRPMIGPGLTFDLAERLDCHGNVLEALQTQELEDLTEKLHQAKVDCVAVCLLHSYANPLHEQQVARHLEQAGFAVSASHSVLPEYREYERWSTTVVNAYVTPTMSRYLTTLEKGLAGTRLHIMQSNGGSISAAQARSSAVRTILSGPAAGAIGAQAIARASGFDRVILFDMGGTSTDVSLIDGQLGTTNESTIGDFPVRLPMLDIHSVGAGGGSIAYVDSGGSLRVGPRSAGADPGPVCYGKGDELTVTDANLLLGRLDPMYFLGGRMPLDVERTSERARVFADKLQLTPTRLAEGIVQIANANMERAIRAVSVQRGYDPREFALLAFGGAGGMHACEIADTLAIGTVIVPEHGGVLSALGMLLADVRRDYSQTVLRPSNVISFSDLQQYLAPLVQQAQADLAGEGFGPPNIVIECSLDIRYQGQSYEINVPLTPAFNAEFSRQHERLYGYSNTSRITEVVNVRVNAAGITQKHTFPSPQAVPKPLPPPVSTRSAWFAGRPWETAIYHRKTLLPGMEGQGPAIVTSGESTVVITPHYRFRIDGVGTLVATRIVAAGKDQLAEMSAAERSEPSQKTLDPIEFEIFKNIFLSIAEEMGITLCRTGFSPNIKERLDYSCAIYDEHGQTIAQGDHMPVHLGAMPLSVQAAIQHVSMEPGDVVILNDPFQGGTHLPDITLVQPIFLEGEPAPAFYVANRAHHSDVGGISAGSMPLAQEVFQEGLILPPIKLVRRGEICQDVMALILANVRTPAEREGDLSAQIASNRVAETRLRGLVARYGLERVRRYARATQDYAERILRHTISAIPDGEYSFEDVMDDDGFSRQRIGIRATVRIKGDEAEVDFTGTDLQTNGGINANFAITLSATLYCFRCLVQQDVLYNSGISRPIRVIAPRGMIVNAEHPAAVAGGNVETSQRITDVVLGALAQALPHIIPAASQGTMNNVTLGGRRPDDDSPFAYYETIGGGMGGRNGLSGLSGVHTHMSNTRNTPIEAIEHYLPVRIRRYSLRQGSGGAGRYPGGEGILREYEMLTETSITLLSERRTSHPYGAQGGESGGCGRNTVLHAGGSVETLPAKVRLELKPGDHLRIETPGGGGFGAANADKVAR; translated from the coding sequence ATGATTCGACTTGGTGTGGACACAGGCGGGACGTTTACCGATCTGGTGCGGCTTGATGCCCGCGGACTTACGGTTCACAAGGTGCGCTCTACCCCCGACGACCCGGCTCGCGCCATCCTCTCTGGTATCGGGGAGTTGATGGGGAGCGATCCGGTCTCCGAGGTGATTCACGGGTCGACCGTGGCCACCAACGCACTACTCGAGCGCAAAGGCGCCCGCGTCGCATTGGTAACTACGAAGGGATTTGAAGATGTTCTTGCGATCGGACGACAGACCCGAAACGAACTCTATAACTTCCAGGTACTCGGCAAACGGCCCATGATAGGTCCTGGCCTCACCTTTGATTTGGCCGAACGGCTTGACTGTCACGGCAATGTGCTGGAGGCCTTGCAAACGCAGGAACTGGAAGATCTGACCGAAAAGCTACATCAGGCCAAAGTGGACTGTGTGGCAGTGTGTCTTCTCCACTCGTACGCAAATCCGCTCCATGAGCAGCAGGTTGCGCGTCATCTTGAGCAAGCCGGCTTTGCTGTCTCAGCCTCGCATAGCGTTCTGCCGGAGTATCGCGAGTATGAGCGCTGGAGCACGACAGTGGTCAACGCCTACGTCACCCCCACAATGTCGCGCTATCTTACGACGCTGGAGAAGGGACTTGCTGGAACGCGATTGCACATCATGCAATCGAACGGCGGCTCCATCTCTGCTGCGCAGGCTCGCAGTTCCGCTGTGCGCACCATCCTCTCCGGCCCTGCCGCGGGCGCTATAGGAGCACAAGCGATTGCTCGCGCCTCCGGTTTTGATCGGGTGATTCTCTTCGACATGGGCGGGACCTCCACTGATGTAAGCCTCATCGACGGCCAGTTGGGTACGACGAACGAGTCCACCATAGGAGACTTTCCCGTCCGTCTGCCGATGCTCGACATCCACTCGGTCGGCGCCGGTGGGGGTTCGATCGCTTACGTGGATAGCGGTGGCTCGTTGCGTGTCGGCCCACGCAGTGCGGGCGCCGATCCAGGACCGGTCTGTTACGGCAAGGGAGACGAGCTTACCGTCACCGATGCGAACCTGCTGCTGGGCCGTCTCGATCCGATGTATTTTCTCGGTGGCCGCATGCCGCTTGATGTCGAACGCACCTCGGAACGCGCGAGGGTCTTCGCAGATAAGCTTCAGCTCACCCCCACACGGCTGGCGGAGGGAATCGTCCAGATTGCCAACGCCAACATGGAGCGTGCGATTCGGGCTGTCTCGGTCCAGCGCGGCTACGATCCGCGTGAGTTCGCGCTGCTGGCCTTCGGCGGGGCAGGAGGCATGCACGCTTGTGAGATTGCAGACACGCTTGCTATCGGGACGGTGATTGTTCCCGAACATGGCGGCGTCCTCTCGGCGCTTGGCATGCTGCTCGCAGACGTGAGAAGAGACTACTCGCAGACCGTCCTGAGGCCCTCCAACGTCATCAGCTTCTCTGATCTGCAGCAGTATCTGGCTCCATTGGTTCAGCAGGCCCAGGCAGACCTCGCCGGAGAGGGCTTTGGGCCGCCGAATATCGTCATTGAGTGCTCGCTGGATATTCGCTATCAGGGGCAGTCCTATGAGATCAACGTTCCCCTCACTCCCGCCTTCAACGCGGAGTTCAGCCGTCAACACGAGCGGCTCTATGGGTATTCAAATACCTCGCGCATCACTGAGGTGGTCAACGTCCGCGTCAACGCCGCCGGCATAACGCAGAAGCACACGTTTCCTTCTCCACAGGCTGTCCCCAAACCCTTGCCACCGCCAGTCAGCACGCGCTCCGCATGGTTTGCAGGCCGCCCGTGGGAGACGGCGATCTACCACCGAAAGACATTGCTCCCCGGCATGGAGGGACAGGGACCGGCGATCGTTACGAGCGGGGAGTCCACCGTGGTCATCACGCCGCACTATCGTTTCCGGATCGACGGCGTGGGAACCCTGGTTGCCACACGCATCGTAGCGGCTGGGAAGGATCAGCTCGCTGAGATGTCCGCAGCGGAGCGCAGTGAGCCCTCTCAAAAGACTCTTGATCCCATAGAATTCGAGATCTTCAAAAACATCTTCCTCTCCATCGCGGAGGAGATGGGAATTACACTCTGCCGGACCGGCTTCTCGCCCAACATCAAGGAGCGGTTGGACTACTCCTGCGCCATCTACGATGAGCATGGCCAGACCATTGCGCAGGGCGATCACATGCCCGTGCATCTGGGCGCCATGCCGCTCTCCGTGCAGGCTGCGATCCAGCACGTGAGCATGGAGCCCGGCGACGTCGTCATTCTCAACGATCCCTTCCAGGGCGGCACCCACCTTCCCGACATCACGCTGGTGCAGCCCATCTTTCTCGAGGGAGAGCCGGCCCCGGCGTTCTATGTTGCTAATCGTGCCCACCATTCCGATGTAGGTGGCATCAGCGCCGGCTCGATGCCGCTCGCTCAGGAGGTCTTCCAAGAGGGACTCATCCTTCCTCCGATCAAACTCGTGCGTCGCGGTGAGATCTGCCAGGATGTGATGGCGCTGATTCTGGCGAATGTGAGGACGCCCGCCGAGCGCGAAGGCGATCTTAGCGCGCAGATCGCATCGAACCGGGTTGCGGAGACCCGGCTGCGGGGGCTGGTTGCGCGTTATGGGCTCGAGCGCGTTCGCAGATATGCTCGCGCAACGCAGGACTACGCCGAGCGCATTCTCCGTCATACCATCTCCGCCATTCCTGACGGCGAATACAGCTTTGAAGACGTGATGGACGACGATGGCTTCAGCCGCCAGCGCATCGGCATTCGCGCCACAGTCCGCATCAAGGGCGACGAGGCTGAAGTAGACTTCACCGGAACCGATCTCCAGACAAACGGCGGCATAAACGCAAACTTCGCCATTACTCTTTCGGCAACGCTCTATTGTTTTCGCTGCCTCGTCCAGCAGGATGTCTTGTATAACTCAGGCATCTCGCGTCCTATCCGCGTGATCGCTCCCCGTGGGATGATCGTAAACGCAGAGCACCCGGCGGCGGTGGCAGGCGGCAATGTGGAGACCTCGCAGCGAATTACGGACGTTGTCCTCGGAGCGCTCGCGCAGGCGCTGCCCCACATCATTCCCGCAGCCAGCCAGGGAACTATGAACAATGTCACGCTGGGAGGAAGGCGGCCGGACGATGACTCTCCCTTCGCCTACTACGAGACCATCGGCGGCGGTATGGGAGGCCGCAACGGCCTGTCTGGTCTGAGCGGTGTTCACACGCACATGAGCAACACGCGCAATACGCCGATCGAAGCTATCGAACATTACCTCCCGGTCCGCATCCGCCGCTATTCGCTGCGACAGGGCAGCGGTGGGGCTGGCCGCTATCCCGGAGGAGAAGGCATCCTGCGTGAGTATGAGATGTTGACCGAAACGTCCATCACGCTGCTCAGCGAACGCCGCACCAGTCACCCCTACGGAGCGCAAGGCGGCGAATCCGGCGGCTGCGGACGGAACACGGTCCTGCATGCCGGCGGCTCCGTCGAGACGCTGCCCGCCAAAGTGCGGCTCGAACTCAAGCCCGGCGATCATCTTCGCATCGAGACGCCCGGCGGAGGCGGATTCGGGGCCGCGAATGCCGATAAGGTCGCCAGATGA
- a CDS encoding MFS transporter, with amino-acid sequence MSETSQMSEPSRPDYFDWWRQSTPEARRALAAASFGWMLDSFDVMLYALVLASLIVDLGLSKLTAGVLGSITLLAAAAGGLVFGVIADRYGRIRALIGSVLIYAVFTAACGFAQNVVQLALFRILLGLGMGGEWASGAALVSETWPDKHRGKALGIMQSSWAVGYALAALAAGLILPWKGWRAVFFVGILPAFFTLLVRRGVEEPEVWKRSAVSSEGSVHRFRRIFQRDLRPVTIAVTLMNACTLFAWWGFNLWVPAYLSLPRDRGGVGLSAHAMSGTVIGMQVGMWLGYVSFGFLSDLFGRKRCYVLYLILAALLMFFYARVHTSWLLMALGPVVAFFGTGYYTGFAAVTAEIYETRIRATAQGFTYNAGRIASAAAPFAVGSMAQRHGFGIAFAIAGTAFVMAALCWIWIPETKGRPLI; translated from the coding sequence ATGAGCGAAACTTCGCAGATGAGCGAACCCTCGCGGCCAGACTATTTTGATTGGTGGCGTCAGTCCACTCCCGAGGCACGACGCGCTCTGGCCGCGGCGTCTTTCGGCTGGATGCTGGACTCCTTTGACGTGATGCTTTATGCGCTCGTCCTGGCTTCGCTCATCGTAGATCTTGGGCTCAGCAAACTGACAGCCGGTGTCCTCGGTTCCATCACCCTGCTCGCCGCGGCAGCGGGCGGCCTGGTCTTCGGGGTTATTGCAGACCGCTACGGCCGCATCCGGGCCCTGATCGGCAGCGTACTCATCTACGCCGTCTTCACGGCGGCTTGCGGCTTCGCTCAAAACGTGGTCCAGCTTGCGCTATTCCGTATCCTGCTTGGCCTCGGTATGGGTGGCGAGTGGGCAAGCGGCGCCGCGCTCGTATCGGAGACATGGCCCGACAAACACCGTGGCAAGGCGCTTGGAATCATGCAGAGCTCCTGGGCCGTTGGCTATGCTCTCGCAGCTCTGGCCGCCGGTCTGATCCTGCCGTGGAAAGGCTGGCGCGCCGTTTTCTTTGTAGGAATTCTGCCTGCCTTCTTTACGTTGCTGGTGCGCCGTGGCGTGGAAGAACCTGAAGTATGGAAGCGCAGCGCAGTTTCCAGCGAAGGCTCCGTGCACCGCTTTCGCCGCATCTTTCAGCGTGACTTGCGACCCGTCACCATCGCCGTTACGCTCATGAATGCCTGCACGCTGTTTGCGTGGTGGGGCTTCAATCTGTGGGTTCCTGCCTATCTCTCATTGCCTCGCGATCGAGGCGGAGTGGGGCTCTCAGCTCATGCTATGTCCGGTACGGTGATCGGTATGCAGGTTGGCATGTGGCTTGGCTACGTTAGCTTCGGTTTTCTGAGCGACCTTTTTGGGCGCAAGCGCTGCTACGTCCTTTATCTGATATTGGCAGCACTCCTTATGTTTTTCTACGCGCGGGTACACACATCATGGTTGCTCATGGCACTCGGTCCGGTGGTGGCATTCTTCGGTACCGGTTATTACACCGGGTTCGCCGCGGTGACGGCGGAGATCTACGAAACCCGAATCCGCGCTACGGCACAAGGTTTTACCTACAACGCTGGCCGTATTGCAAGCGCTGCCGCTCCATTTGCGGTTGGGAGTATGGCTCAACGGCACGGATTTGGCATCGCATTTGCCATAGCTGGAACCGCGTTCGTTATGGCTGCGCTTTGTTGGATTTGGATTCCCGAGACAAAGGGTAGGCCACTGATATAG